A stretch of Mytilus edulis chromosome 11, xbMytEdul2.2, whole genome shotgun sequence DNA encodes these proteins:
- the LOC139495362 gene encoding uncharacterized protein isoform X1 → MSGIRNSVLLKWSRKRLLPDAVPSLFLFRENSTPRSSKYSRRDDVDLSVVNNVQMEVEVGNEAEVKEESDDLDGIEPLQQEMGVHCTLLGRFGIDNLENDPKRVQYYTSFRDYEHFMLFFNCLGPAVNELNYQCLSLTPKDQLFMCLLKLRQNKEDIELSFLFEVSESTVSKIVITWINFLYFQLKEINIWPSRDIVTDYMPDDFKNKFATTRVILDATETPIQKPSHVDAQSVTWSSYKHKNTIKTMIGCTPRGTVSYVSDAYGGSASDRQIIEKSELLQLNLNLFEPKDSIMADRGIMVQDLFAAQDVKVNTPTMLKGKSQLEPEEVVRDRRVASKRIHIERVIGLAKTFKILKNELPSGKLILGSRIVFVCFSIANFRKCIVNENA, encoded by the exons ATGTCTGGAATCAGGAATTCAGTATTGTTGAAAT GGTCACGTAAGCGGCTTCTTCCAGATGCTGTCCCTTCATTGTTCTTGTTTAGGGAAAACTCTACACCCAGATCATCCAAATACAGTAGACGAGATGATGTGGACTTAAGCGTGGTCAATAATGTACAGATGGAAGTTGAGGTTGGTAACGAGGCAGAGGTCAAAGAAGAATCTGACGACTTAGATGGTATTGAGCCTTTGCAACAGGAAATGGGAGTACACTGTACCTTACTTGGAAGATTTGGTATTGATAATTTGGAGAATGATCCAAAACGTGTGCAATATTATACTTCATTCAGGGACTACGAgcattttatgttgtttttcaaTTGTTTAGGCCCAGCTGTAAATGAGTTAAATTACCAATGTCTGTCTTTGACACCAAAAGATCAACTGTTTATGTGTTTACTGAAGTTACGTCAGAACAAAGAAGATAtagaattaagttttttatttgaAGTGTCTGAGTCAACTGTGTCAAAGATTGTCATAACTTGGATTAATTTCTTATACTTTCAATTAAAAGAGATAAACATTTGGCCATCTAGAGATATTGTTACTGATTATATGCCGGATGATTTTAAGAACAAATTTGCAACTACCCGGGTGATTTTAGATGCTACTGAAACCCCTATACAGAAGCCATCACATGTTGATGCACAAAGTGTGACATGGTCTAGCTACAAACATAAAAACACAATTAAAACCATGATAGGTTGCACACCAAGAGGCACAGTATCATATGTAAGTGATGCTTATGGGGGTTCAGCAAGTGACCGTCAGATCATTGAAAAGTCTGAATTGCTTCAGCtaaatttgaatttgtttgaaCCTAAAGATAGCATAATGGCAGACAGAGGAATAATGGTTCAGGATTTATTTGCAGCACAAGATGTGAAAGTGAACACTCCCACTATGCTTAAAGGAAAAAGTCAGTTGGAACCTGAGGAAGTTGTAAGGGACAGGAGAGTAGCATCCAAAAGAATTCACATAGAGCGAGTTATTGGATTAGCCAAAACATTTAAGATCTTGAAAAATGAACTGCCATCAGGCAAACTTATACTTGGGTCTAGAattgtttttgtgtgtttttctattgCAAATTTCAGAAAGTGTATTGTGAATGAAAATGcataa
- the LOC139495360 gene encoding uncharacterized protein, which translates to MMMLMHFIQTGDVQVEKCCTENLQTFHKPKAFYNGSPVKTQNIPSKRKHLDSILDDPRPAKFQNLKGYNDHVRNSLINFCSTSSMDISLRYIYPKADLQNAVHDHDYLERPFAEYWIDNALKVTENDCKAIEKCTRKQSKCNEWFRHRKWRLTASRFGEITRMTCRRNKNKLCKTLINSHKIVRKCLLHGKQFESKAICKFEVQKGVKCRPSGLFVRPDFPFLGASPDGIVDGDFLIEVKCPYNGRNDKILPGKCFPFLYRNKSGEIALKEISTYYAQIQGQLFIAKRKYCYFIVYTFVDLFVQVVDYDENFCLNSLVPKLSMFYEKYFRPYLASLL; encoded by the exons ATGATGATGTTGATGCATTTTATTCAAACAGGAGACGTACAGGTGGAAAAGTGTTGCACGGAAAACCTCCAGACTTTTCACAAACCTAAAGCTTTCTACAATG GATCACCAGTAAAGACACAAAATATTCCATCTAAAAGGAAACATTTAGATAGTATTCTGGATGATCCACGACCAGCAAAGTTCCAGAATTTAAAGGGGTACAATGATCATGTCAGaaattccttaattaatttttGCTCAACATCTTCCATGGATATATCCTTACGCTATATATATCCAAAAGCAGATCTTCAAAATGCAGTTCATGACCATGACTATCTTGAAAGGCCATTTGCTGAGTATTGGATAGATAATGCCCTTAAG GTTACTGAGAATGACTGCAAGGCAATAGAGAAATGTACGAGAAAGCAAAGTAAATGCAATGAGTGGTTCAGGCATAGAAAATGGAGATTGACTGCGTCAAGATTTGGGGAAATTACCAGAATGACTTGtagaagaaacaaaaacaaactatgcaaaactttaattaatagcCATAAAATAGTTAGAAAGTGTTTGTTACATGGAAAACAATTTGAATCTAAAGCTATTTGCAAATTTGAGGTACAAAAAGGTGTAAAATGTAGGCCCTCAGGTCTGTTTGTTAGACCAGATTTCCCATTTTTAGGGGCTTCACCTGATGGCATTGTTGATGGTGATTTTTTAATAGAAGTTAAATGTCCATACAATGgaagaaatgataaaatattgcCAGGAAAATGTTTTCCATTCCTATACAGAAATAAATCTGGAGAAATAGCTTTAAAGGAGATAAGCACCTATTATGCACAAATTCAAGGTCAATTGTTTATTGCAAAAAGAAAATACTGCTATTTCATTGTGTATACTTTTGTAGATTTGTTTGTGCAAGTAGTCGATTATGACGAAAATTTCTGCCTTAACTCATTAGTTCCAAAATTATCCATGTTTTATGAGAAATACTTCAGACCATATTTGGCATCTTTGTTATAA
- the LOC139495362 gene encoding uncharacterized protein isoform X2, which produces MPQYCSVPGCTNSGGHKFPEERELQLRWRVAIKRRDSTTKGLWKPGKHDVVCAAHFKEADYRVSGLLGSRKRLLPDAVPSLFLFRENSTPRSSKYSRRDDVDLSVVNNVQMEVEVGNEAEVKEESDDLDGIEPLQQEMGVHCTLLGRFGIDNLENDPKRVQYYTSFRDYEHFMLFFNCLGPAVNELNYQCLSLTPKDQLFMCLLKLRQNKEDIELSFLFEVSESTVSKIVITWINFLYFQLKEINIWPSRDIVTDYMPDDFKNKFATTRVILDATETPIQKPSHVDAQSVTWSSYKHKNTIKTMIGCTPRGTVSYVSDAYGGSASDRQIIEKSELLQLNLNLFEPKDSIMADRGIMVQDLFAAQDVKVNTPTMLKGKSQLEPEEVVRDRRVASKRIHIERVIGLAKTFKILKNELPSGKLILGSRIVFVCFSIANFRKCIVNENA; this is translated from the exons ATGCCACAGTATTGTAGTGTTCCTGGATGTACGAATTCTGGTGGTCACAAGTTTCCTGAAGAAAGAGAATTGCAACTTAGATGGAGAGTGGCTATTAAAAGAAGAGACTCTACCACAAAAGGTCTCTGGAAGCCAGGGAAACATGACGTTGTTTGTGCCGCCCATTTCAAGGAGGCTGACTACAGAGTTTCGGGACTATTAG GGTCACGTAAGCGGCTTCTTCCAGATGCTGTCCCTTCATTGTTCTTGTTTAGGGAAAACTCTACACCCAGATCATCCAAATACAGTAGACGAGATGATGTGGACTTAAGCGTGGTCAATAATGTACAGATGGAAGTTGAGGTTGGTAACGAGGCAGAGGTCAAAGAAGAATCTGACGACTTAGATGGTATTGAGCCTTTGCAACAGGAAATGGGAGTACACTGTACCTTACTTGGAAGATTTGGTATTGATAATTTGGAGAATGATCCAAAACGTGTGCAATATTATACTTCATTCAGGGACTACGAgcattttatgttgtttttcaaTTGTTTAGGCCCAGCTGTAAATGAGTTAAATTACCAATGTCTGTCTTTGACACCAAAAGATCAACTGTTTATGTGTTTACTGAAGTTACGTCAGAACAAAGAAGATAtagaattaagttttttatttgaAGTGTCTGAGTCAACTGTGTCAAAGATTGTCATAACTTGGATTAATTTCTTATACTTTCAATTAAAAGAGATAAACATTTGGCCATCTAGAGATATTGTTACTGATTATATGCCGGATGATTTTAAGAACAAATTTGCAACTACCCGGGTGATTTTAGATGCTACTGAAACCCCTATACAGAAGCCATCACATGTTGATGCACAAAGTGTGACATGGTCTAGCTACAAACATAAAAACACAATTAAAACCATGATAGGTTGCACACCAAGAGGCACAGTATCATATGTAAGTGATGCTTATGGGGGTTCAGCAAGTGACCGTCAGATCATTGAAAAGTCTGAATTGCTTCAGCtaaatttgaatttgtttgaaCCTAAAGATAGCATAATGGCAGACAGAGGAATAATGGTTCAGGATTTATTTGCAGCACAAGATGTGAAAGTGAACACTCCCACTATGCTTAAAGGAAAAAGTCAGTTGGAACCTGAGGAAGTTGTAAGGGACAGGAGAGTAGCATCCAAAAGAATTCACATAGAGCGAGTTATTGGATTAGCCAAAACATTTAAGATCTTGAAAAATGAACTGCCATCAGGCAAACTTATACTTGGGTCTAGAattgtttttgtgtgtttttctattgCAAATTTCAGAAAGTGTATTGTGAATGAAAATGcataa